From a region of the Vaginimicrobium propionicum genome:
- the eno gene encoding phosphopyruvate hydratase: MASIDSINAREILDSRGNPTVEVEVVLEDGAYALAAVPSGASTGQFEAVELRDGDKGRYGGKGVLKAVENVNTAIFEEVLDWEATDQRGLDQAMIELDGTPNKAKLGANAILGVSLAVARAAAESADLRLYEYLGGPTANLLPVPMMNILNGGAHADSNVDIQEFMIAPIGADSFAEAYRIGAEVYHALKNVLKERGLNTGLGDEGGFAPNLDSNREALDLIEDAIKAAGFKPGVDVALALDVAASEFYEDGKYNFEGKLVSSAELIEYYEKLVEDYPLVSIEDPLNEEDWEGWAAITARLGDKVQLVGDDLFVTNVERLQRGIDSNVANALLVKVNQIGSLTETIDAVNLAHRNGFSTMMSHRSGETEDTTISDLAVALSCGQIKSGAPARGERIAKYNQLIRIEEELGETAAYAGAKAFPRFDPKKW; this comes from the coding sequence GTGGCAAGCATTGACAGCATTAACGCGCGCGAGATTTTGGATTCTCGCGGCAACCCGACCGTAGAGGTTGAGGTCGTTTTGGAGGATGGCGCCTATGCGTTGGCAGCCGTTCCTTCCGGTGCATCTACTGGCCAGTTCGAGGCGGTTGAGCTTCGTGATGGCGACAAGGGCCGTTATGGTGGCAAGGGTGTGCTGAAGGCAGTCGAGAATGTGAACACTGCCATCTTTGAAGAAGTTTTGGATTGGGAGGCCACTGATCAGCGTGGTCTCGATCAGGCGATGATTGAGCTAGACGGTACCCCGAATAAAGCCAAGCTGGGCGCCAACGCTATTTTGGGTGTTTCATTAGCGGTTGCTCGCGCGGCGGCAGAGTCTGCTGACTTGCGTCTGTACGAATACTTGGGTGGACCAACCGCGAATCTGCTTCCGGTGCCCATGATGAATATCCTCAACGGTGGCGCGCATGCTGACTCTAACGTTGATATTCAAGAGTTCATGATTGCCCCGATTGGCGCGGATAGCTTCGCTGAGGCTTACCGGATAGGCGCTGAGGTTTATCACGCGTTAAAGAATGTCTTGAAAGAGCGTGGCCTAAATACTGGGCTAGGTGATGAGGGCGGTTTCGCGCCGAACCTGGATTCTAACCGTGAGGCTTTAGATCTTATTGAGGACGCCATCAAGGCTGCCGGGTTCAAGCCAGGCGTTGATGTTGCCCTAGCCCTAGACGTTGCAGCTAGTGAGTTCTACGAGGACGGTAAGTACAATTTCGAAGGCAAGTTGGTTTCTAGCGCCGAGCTGATCGAATATTACGAGAAGCTTGTTGAGGATTACCCACTGGTTTCAATTGAGGATCCGCTAAACGAAGAGGACTGGGAAGGCTGGGCTGCTATTACCGCTCGTTTGGGCGACAAAGTACAGCTAGTTGGCGATGACCTATTTGTTACTAATGTGGAGCGACTACAGCGCGGCATTGATTCGAATGTTGCTAACGCTCTGCTGGTTAAGGTAAACCAGATTGGTTCCCTAACTGAAACCATTGATGCCGTTAATTTGGCTCACCGCAACGGGTTTAGCACTATGATGAGTCACCGTTCTGGCGAAACCGAGGACACCACAATCTCTGATTTGGCAGTGGCTTTAAGCTGTGGCCAGATCAAGTCTGGTGCTCCGGCTCGTGGCGAGCGGATCGCTAAATACAACCAGTTGATCCGTATCGAGGAAGAGCTAGGGGAGACAGCCGCCTATGCTGGCGCTAAAGCCTTCCCACGTTTCGACCCAAAGAAGTGGTAA
- a CDS encoding septum formation initiator family protein produces MASTKRPSRGRDTPSSRTVARIQRSSSKSADATAILTQESQSVPKTTERRSFRVTKRAMAFFGVLVVLFCSYVNTLRVFFSTERDISATRQEIVTRQSHIDDLQDELARWEDPEYVKTQARARLGWVLPGEIGYQVIGPDGKLFGETEQITEDESLPPGEYSGGIWFEKMWGTIRTADDPQPKKPEPTTITAPEEEPR; encoded by the coding sequence GTGGCTAGCACTAAAAGACCAAGTAGAGGTCGGGACACCCCATCGTCTCGTACGGTGGCGCGCATTCAGAGATCGTCGAGTAAAAGTGCTGATGCTACGGCTATTCTGACTCAAGAGAGTCAATCTGTTCCCAAAACCACTGAGCGTCGTAGCTTTCGAGTTACTAAACGCGCGATGGCGTTTTTTGGGGTACTCGTGGTGTTGTTTTGCTCTTATGTGAATACTTTGCGAGTTTTTTTCTCGACCGAAAGGGATATTTCCGCTACCCGCCAAGAAATAGTTACCAGACAGTCTCATATTGATGATTTACAAGACGAATTGGCGCGTTGGGAAGATCCGGAATACGTCAAGACTCAAGCTCGAGCCAGATTAGGGTGGGTGCTGCCCGGCGAAATCGGTTATCAAGTCATAGGACCAGACGGCAAACTGTTCGGCGAAACTGAACAGATAACTGAAGATGAGAGCCTGCCGCCGGGTGAATATTCAGGCGGTATTTGGTTTGAGAAAATGTGGGGGACGATTCGCACTGCAGACGATCCGCAACCTAAGAAGCCAGAGCCGACAACTATTACAGCACCCGAAGAAGAGCCACGATGA
- a CDS encoding DUF501 domain-containing protein, with protein sequence MKLEMPSKDDLDIVSAQLGRPVRSVAGIAWRCQCGMPGVLATYPRLDTGQPFPTTFYLTHPGYVLACSRLEASGLMAELSDKLAYDRDLAAVYRQAHESYLKDREILAAKLGEPVTEIAGISAGGMPNRVKCLHALVGHALAAGAGVNPIGDLVIKMIGDVCQHPCQIAGRQEL encoded by the coding sequence ATGAAGCTTGAAATGCCTAGCAAAGACGATCTTGATATTGTTTCTGCGCAATTAGGTAGGCCAGTGCGTTCGGTGGCTGGTATTGCTTGGCGGTGCCAGTGCGGGATGCCTGGGGTGCTGGCTACCTATCCTAGGTTAGATACCGGGCAACCATTCCCGACCACTTTCTATCTAACACATCCTGGATATGTGCTGGCCTGCTCTAGGTTAGAGGCGAGCGGTTTGATGGCCGAACTTAGTGACAAGCTAGCTTATGATCGCGATTTAGCTGCTGTTTATCGTCAAGCTCACGAGTCTTATCTGAAAGATCGTGAAATCTTGGCCGCTAAATTGGGTGAACCAGTTACTGAGATTGCTGGAATAAGTGCTGGCGGAATGCCTAACCGCGTGAAATGTTTGCACGCTCTAGTTGGTCATGCATTGGCTGCTGGGGCAGGAGTAAACCCCATTGGGGATCTCGTTATAAAAATGATTGGTGATGTGTGTCAGCATCCTTGCCAGATTGCAGGAAGGCAAGAATTGTGA
- a CDS encoding Ppx/GppA phosphatase family protein has product MTKVAVLDAGTNTVRLLVASLESGRLREYARELRYVNLGQGVDSTGQFAPQAIQRAMSAIREYLPIIRDNGCTKARFVATSASRDAKNRDDFFDQVRDVLGIRVELISGDEEAQLSFAGALSGVDAERDPVLVIDSGGGSTELVLGDLSGQINQAISLDIGSRRITERFLHHDPPTKSEITSAKDEITRQLSKVNGLSKVGTFIGVAGTVTTMAALDLGLATYQRDLVHGSTHGLAAMCGLADRLTSISRADIAKLGSVSVERSQVIGAGALIVAEICRRVSKDLIASETDLLDGAALSMLKGKAGQQLLF; this is encoded by the coding sequence GTGACCAAAGTTGCCGTCTTAGATGCCGGCACGAATACTGTGAGATTGCTGGTGGCCAGTCTGGAATCTGGCAGATTACGTGAGTATGCCCGCGAGCTTCGCTATGTCAACCTTGGTCAGGGAGTTGATTCAACTGGACAGTTCGCCCCGCAAGCTATCCAGCGGGCTATGTCAGCCATCCGCGAATATCTACCTATTATCCGAGATAACGGCTGTACCAAGGCGCGCTTCGTTGCAACCTCTGCGTCCAGGGATGCTAAAAATCGCGATGATTTTTTCGACCAAGTTAGAGATGTGTTAGGGATCCGTGTTGAGCTGATCAGCGGCGATGAAGAAGCTCAGTTGTCTTTCGCCGGAGCATTATCAGGAGTCGACGCCGAGCGCGATCCAGTATTGGTGATTGATTCTGGTGGTGGTTCTACCGAATTAGTGCTTGGCGACCTGTCTGGGCAGATTAACCAAGCGATTTCACTAGATATCGGTTCACGTCGAATAACTGAGCGTTTTCTTCATCATGACCCCCCGACAAAATCCGAGATCACTAGCGCAAAAGATGAGATAACAAGGCAATTGTCTAAAGTTAATGGGCTAAGCAAAGTTGGCACGTTTATTGGGGTAGCCGGCACGGTGACTACTATGGCGGCTTTGGATTTAGGTTTAGCTACATACCAGCGTGATCTTGTTCATGGGTCAACACATGGTTTGGCAGCTATGTGTGGGCTTGCCGATAGGCTGACTAGCATATCTAGGGCTGATATAGCTAAACTCGGATCGGTGTCTGTTGAACGATCCCAAGTGATAGGAGCTGGAGCGCTGATTGTAGCCGAGATCTGTCGTCGAGTATCAAAAGACTTGATAGCTAGCGAAACAGATCTGCTAGATGGCGCAGCTTTAAGTATGCTTAAGGGAAAAGCTGGTCAGCAGCTATTATTTTAG
- a CDS encoding AMP-binding protein, whose amino-acid sequence MSSRESFADIPSWTKFYQPGTPTQIQLPTESLAEMFERVSRQGGRKTATVFFGAKMSYRQFGKQVACVAAGLRSVGVRAGDRVAILLPNCPQHLVAMYAVWRLGAIIVEHNPTYTADELSTMFGDHGARVAIAMDSTLKTLKKMPKRVRPNVIISVNLLKAMPKSKQLVLSLPLPKLRKLRSALTSGDIGTLTWEELLASKPIGRNVPKPRVDDLAAIQYTSGTTGKPKGAMLTHFNLYSNALQGAAWMNEARNGKETSYAALPIFHAFGVTVHGTFGVLKQMRQVMFPKPEVSLMLDSLKKYPPTNMCAVPLIFDRLAEGAKERGLDLSTCKWCISGAMVLPESSRKLWEEVTGGLLVEGYGLTEAAPVALGNPFWGPTRKPGTIGIPFPSTLMKVVDDDGQEVAQGEVGELMLKGPQITKGYWRNPEETALILKNGWLHTGDMVTQDEDGFVTIVDRKKEIIITGGFNVSPTEVEEVLLNHPAIDDVAVVGVKQSRGDEQVVAAVILKDGATIDQEKVRKWTKQYLTAYKVPRRFVVVDDLPRSMLGKVMRGQVREQLALEL is encoded by the coding sequence ATGTCAAGCCGTGAATCCTTTGCCGATATTCCATCTTGGACGAAGTTCTACCAGCCTGGAACTCCAACGCAGATCCAATTGCCAACCGAATCGTTGGCTGAGATGTTTGAGCGAGTTTCTAGACAGGGTGGCCGCAAAACTGCCACTGTGTTTTTCGGTGCCAAAATGAGCTATCGGCAGTTTGGTAAGCAGGTGGCCTGCGTGGCGGCAGGGCTACGTTCAGTTGGGGTACGAGCCGGTGATCGGGTGGCAATCCTGCTACCCAATTGTCCACAGCATTTGGTGGCAATGTATGCTGTCTGGCGCTTGGGTGCGATTATTGTTGAGCACAATCCCACTTACACTGCTGACGAGCTTTCAACAATGTTCGGAGACCATGGTGCTCGGGTAGCCATCGCTATGGATTCCACATTAAAGACGCTGAAGAAAATGCCGAAGCGAGTGCGTCCAAATGTCATCATTTCGGTTAATTTGTTGAAGGCAATGCCTAAGTCTAAGCAGCTAGTTTTGAGTCTTCCGTTGCCGAAGTTGCGTAAACTGCGTTCGGCTTTGACTAGCGGGGATATTGGTACTTTGACTTGGGAGGAGTTGCTGGCGTCCAAGCCGATAGGTCGTAATGTTCCAAAACCTAGGGTTGATGATTTAGCTGCGATTCAATACACCTCGGGTACAACAGGTAAACCGAAGGGTGCCATGCTGACTCACTTCAACTTGTACTCGAATGCACTTCAGGGTGCTGCGTGGATGAATGAGGCCAGGAATGGTAAGGAAACCAGCTATGCAGCATTGCCAATCTTTCACGCTTTCGGGGTGACAGTGCACGGCACTTTCGGGGTGCTGAAGCAGATGCGTCAGGTGATGTTCCCCAAGCCCGAGGTGTCTTTGATGCTTGATTCGTTGAAGAAATATCCGCCAACCAATATGTGTGCAGTTCCGCTTATTTTTGATCGACTAGCTGAGGGCGCCAAAGAACGTGGGTTGGATTTGTCCACGTGTAAATGGTGCATTTCTGGTGCGATGGTGTTGCCGGAGTCATCTAGGAAATTGTGGGAGGAAGTTACCGGCGGTTTGCTTGTTGAAGGCTATGGTCTGACTGAGGCTGCGCCTGTTGCTTTAGGTAATCCTTTCTGGGGTCCTACCCGCAAACCAGGAACTATTGGGATACCTTTCCCGTCAACGCTAATGAAGGTGGTGGACGACGACGGTCAAGAAGTCGCCCAGGGTGAAGTTGGGGAATTGATGTTGAAGGGTCCCCAAATCACTAAAGGTTATTGGCGAAACCCGGAGGAAACCGCCCTCATTCTTAAAAACGGTTGGCTGCATACCGGCGATATGGTTACTCAAGACGAGGATGGCTTCGTTACCATCGTTGACCGCAAGAAAGAGATCATCATTACTGGCGGTTTCAATGTCAGCCCAACAGAGGTTGAAGAAGTGTTGCTTAATCATCCAGCAATCGATGATGTTGCGGTGGTTGGAGTGAAACAATCTCGCGGTGACGAGCAGGTGGTGGCAGCCGTGATCCTCAAGGATGGGGCAACTATCGACCAAGAAAAAGTTCGTAAGTGGACAAAACAATATTTGACGGCCTACAAGGTGCCGCGTCGCTTTGTGGTCGTTGATGATTTGCCCCGTTCTATGTTGGGCAAGGTTATGCGCGGCCAAGTACGCGAGCAGCTCGCTTTGGAGCTATGA
- a CDS encoding FAD-binding protein, with protein sequence MSRNYLTDVVIVGSSVAGLACALRARRAGLEVIVLGDPGNDDGLVWVPEDYPSGRNYLDHVAGSATLMQTERRHAFAQTAPGLISWLDEVGVKTALTNQSDYYPRLADGAKKGRVWRVAKSMLSQKQSGLASRLAVVCRSQEVTTWLDARLAGLVFTNARAAAVKVWRAGRQVVIGANSAIILAEGGFANDAKLRRRYLPGTRVEWSLANQDARVINAVEDAGLDVDAMSSVWGLPGMVDVITGKMVDATKALVAPGGILVDELGKRFCNESAPPEVIHQALRGRCGWLIFDSRYRKSVSLGTLRPGRIPKRLQDKQTIISSRSLEDLARLTHLPVSSLVETATRVKQFCDLGADLDFSRPVSQGGAVRLLGSANGLAPLAQPPFYATRIFPADNGTKGGVSVDADQHALSRGEIVPGLFAIGSACASLSAMGTPAPGMANSEALVSAARVPFVQDLTPAIEA encoded by the coding sequence ATGAGCCGAAATTATTTGACCGATGTAGTTATCGTCGGCTCTAGCGTTGCTGGTTTGGCGTGCGCTCTGCGTGCCAGGAGAGCTGGGCTTGAGGTTATCGTCCTGGGTGACCCAGGAAATGATGATGGCTTGGTTTGGGTTCCTGAAGATTATCCGAGTGGACGCAACTATTTAGATCATGTCGCTGGTTCAGCGACTTTGATGCAAACTGAGCGCCGTCATGCTTTTGCTCAAACTGCGCCGGGATTGATTTCCTGGCTTGATGAAGTTGGTGTAAAAACAGCTCTTACTAACCAGTCTGACTATTACCCTCGTTTGGCAGATGGGGCTAAGAAAGGCCGAGTTTGGCGCGTGGCAAAAAGCATGTTGAGCCAAAAGCAAAGCGGTCTGGCCTCAAGGTTGGCGGTTGTATGTCGATCCCAAGAGGTGACCACTTGGCTGGATGCTCGGCTCGCCGGTTTAGTTTTTACTAATGCTCGGGCAGCGGCTGTGAAGGTTTGGCGAGCTGGCCGTCAAGTAGTGATTGGCGCCAATAGCGCCATCATCTTGGCTGAAGGTGGGTTCGCTAATGACGCAAAGTTGCGGCGACGTTATCTACCGGGTACTCGTGTCGAATGGTCGCTGGCGAACCAGGATGCGAGAGTAATTAATGCTGTTGAAGATGCGGGCTTAGATGTTGATGCCATGTCTTCGGTGTGGGGGCTGCCGGGGATGGTTGACGTCATCACTGGCAAGATGGTTGACGCTACTAAAGCTTTGGTTGCCCCAGGAGGAATCCTGGTTGATGAGCTGGGGAAAAGATTCTGCAATGAATCAGCTCCCCCAGAGGTAATCCATCAAGCGTTACGCGGTCGCTGTGGTTGGTTGATTTTCGATTCGCGGTACCGTAAATCTGTGTCCCTCGGTACGCTTCGTCCTGGACGCATTCCTAAACGTCTGCAAGATAAGCAAACGATTATCTCATCGCGCAGCCTAGAAGATTTAGCACGATTAACTCATCTGCCGGTTTCAAGTTTGGTGGAAACTGCGACTCGCGTAAAGCAGTTCTGTGACCTCGGCGCCGACTTGGACTTTTCTCGTCCGGTATCCCAGGGTGGGGCTGTGAGGTTGCTAGGCTCAGCCAATGGGTTAGCGCCTTTAGCTCAGCCGCCCTTCTATGCGACCCGCATCTTCCCCGCTGACAACGGCACTAAGGGTGGTGTCAGTGTTGATGCTGACCAGCATGCTCTAAGTCGAGGTGAAATAGTGCCTGGTTTATTTGCTATTGGTTCGGCATGTGCATCTTTGTCCGCCATGGGTACCCCAGCACCCGGAATGGCTAACTCTGAGGCTTTAGTTTCAGCCGCTCGAGTGCCATTCGTTCAGGATCTCACCCCCGCTATTGAGGCTTAA
- the nhaC gene encoding Na+/H+ antiporter NhaC, with amino-acid sequence MSKFPKRERETDDAQTASPQIREPRKPNGILAIAPIFSMFLLLAVGYIGFGLPAEPLIIASTFIAGGIAIYLGHTFDDLMDAISEKIAKVMPAFLILVTVGFLIGTWIAGGTIPMIIYYGLEIISPEWLAVTALLVTSITSIATGTSWGSAGTVGVAFMGVAIGLNANLPVVAGAVIAGAYFGDKMSPLSDTTNLAALTAGVNLYTHIANMLWTTGPAYIVSIIVFMTAGRASTGGGGADVEASVAAINGFLEQNYTWNLWLLIPLLIVLIGSMLRKPTIPVMILASVIAMFNAAIFQGQSLKSIIDSSVSGFSLDMIPNAEAAANAPEDISRLLERGGMASMMGTLLIAFLALSFAGVVSKMGALDWVVERLLKVARNTSSLIILTIVICLVTIASTCNGQVSIVMPGEMLREAYIKRGIHPKVLSRTLEDSVTVTETLIPWTAAGAYMAGTLGVATVEYAPWAVVNWCGMIFASILALTGIGITKINKEQQDMFLNHPQLAMNH; translated from the coding sequence ATGTCAAAGTTCCCTAAGCGCGAGCGCGAAACAGATGACGCGCAGACCGCCTCACCACAGATTCGTGAACCTCGCAAGCCTAATGGGATTCTTGCGATCGCGCCGATTTTTTCGATGTTCTTGCTGCTCGCCGTCGGTTACATCGGTTTCGGTCTGCCGGCTGAACCGCTGATTATCGCGTCAACGTTTATCGCTGGTGGAATTGCTATTTACCTTGGGCACACATTTGATGACCTAATGGATGCGATTTCCGAGAAAATCGCCAAGGTCATGCCTGCCTTTCTTATCCTTGTGACGGTTGGTTTCCTGATCGGCACCTGGATTGCTGGTGGAACAATTCCGATGATTATCTATTACGGTTTGGAAATTATTTCACCTGAGTGGCTCGCTGTTACAGCGCTACTTGTCACCTCTATCACCTCGATCGCAACCGGTACTTCATGGGGATCTGCGGGCACAGTTGGTGTTGCGTTTATGGGTGTGGCTATCGGGCTGAATGCCAACCTTCCGGTTGTTGCGGGAGCCGTCATTGCAGGTGCATATTTCGGTGACAAGATGTCGCCACTTTCTGATACGACGAACCTTGCGGCGCTGACTGCTGGCGTCAACCTGTACACGCACATCGCAAATATGTTGTGGACAACCGGGCCGGCCTACATCGTGTCAATTATTGTCTTTATGACTGCCGGTCGTGCCTCCACTGGCGGTGGCGGGGCAGACGTGGAAGCATCCGTTGCTGCCATTAATGGATTCCTTGAGCAAAACTACACATGGAATTTGTGGCTGCTTATTCCGCTGCTGATCGTGCTTATCGGTTCCATGCTGCGTAAGCCGACAATCCCTGTCATGATTCTTGCTTCCGTGATTGCTATGTTTAACGCCGCCATTTTCCAGGGCCAATCTTTGAAATCAATCATTGACTCGTCCGTGAGCGGTTTTAGCCTGGACATGATTCCTAATGCTGAAGCTGCTGCAAATGCGCCAGAAGACATTTCGCGGTTGCTTGAACGAGGCGGAATGGCATCCATGATGGGCACGCTGCTCATCGCTTTCTTGGCGCTGTCATTTGCAGGCGTCGTCTCCAAGATGGGCGCTCTGGACTGGGTAGTAGAACGTTTGCTCAAGGTTGCGAGGAATACCTCGTCGCTCATTATCTTGACGATTGTTATCTGCTTGGTAACCATCGCATCTACATGCAACGGTCAGGTGTCGATCGTGATGCCAGGTGAGATGCTGCGTGAGGCGTATATCAAGCGTGGTATTCACCCGAAGGTTCTGTCACGTACTCTTGAGGACTCTGTGACGGTGACTGAGACGTTGATTCCTTGGACTGCGGCTGGCGCTTATATGGCTGGAACGCTTGGAGTCGCGACCGTCGAATATGCGCCGTGGGCGGTTGTGAACTGGTGCGGCATGATCTTTGCCTCGATTCTTGCTCTGACTGGCATTGGAATCACGAAGATCAATAAGGAACAACAAGATATGTTCCTAAACCATCCGCAACTCGCGATGAACCACTAG
- a CDS encoding substrate-binding domain-containing protein encodes MNMESSSALGDFKINRKSAVPLYKQLAAQIESAIVDGKLENGTMLAAETTIAEQLSMSRPTVRKSIQSLVEKGLLERTRGVGTEIRFPANNEYSNFVEEKLRTSSGCLGLIVPDGSNPFFSEIAQVVQNQAWQRGWLTIWADSGERLEMERTLIKAIAQKSAGLILASPRLDDDTLQTAVDDTKIVTINRTIRNDPHVLVDVTTGMHQAVSHLAALGHKKIGYLGGPPHSRSDQLIKETLTRTCKKLGIDFQVIGQVSPNHRGGYSAGDLIRPSGVTAVITHNDLIAIGLMARLTERGVRVPKDISVIGTDDIPFSSILNPSLTTVSINRHTIAQSAIDLLLSTIDGIEPPSRSLHVATQLVVRQSSGLVSFSKG; translated from the coding sequence ATGAATATGGAATCAAGCTCGGCGTTAGGCGACTTCAAAATCAATCGAAAAAGTGCGGTACCGCTGTACAAGCAGCTTGCAGCACAAATTGAATCAGCAATAGTAGACGGCAAGCTAGAGAATGGAACTATGCTCGCAGCCGAGACAACCATCGCAGAGCAACTGTCAATGTCACGACCTACAGTCAGAAAATCCATCCAATCTTTAGTCGAGAAGGGATTGTTAGAAAGAACTCGTGGGGTTGGCACCGAAATCCGATTCCCTGCAAATAATGAATACTCCAACTTCGTAGAAGAAAAACTGCGGACTTCATCAGGATGTCTTGGACTAATTGTCCCAGATGGCTCCAATCCTTTTTTTAGCGAAATAGCTCAAGTCGTACAAAACCAAGCCTGGCAACGTGGCTGGCTAACCATTTGGGCCGATTCCGGAGAACGCCTAGAAATGGAGCGCACTCTAATAAAAGCAATCGCTCAAAAATCCGCCGGCCTAATTCTTGCTTCTCCAAGATTGGATGACGATACGTTACAAACGGCAGTTGATGACACCAAAATCGTCACCATAAATAGGACTATTAGGAATGACCCGCACGTTTTAGTCGATGTAACAACAGGGATGCACCAAGCCGTATCCCACCTGGCCGCTCTCGGACACAAGAAGATCGGCTACTTAGGTGGCCCCCCGCATTCCAGGTCGGATCAGCTGATTAAAGAAACCTTAACTAGAACATGTAAAAAACTCGGCATAGATTTTCAAGTTATTGGCCAAGTCAGCCCAAACCACCGAGGTGGCTACTCTGCTGGCGATCTGATCAGACCCTCCGGTGTAACCGCTGTCATAACACATAATGATTTAATTGCCATTGGACTAATGGCTAGATTGACGGAAAGAGGTGTAAGAGTGCCTAAAGATATTAGCGTTATAGGAACTGACGACATTCCATTTAGCTCAATACTGAATCCATCCCTTACTACGGTATCTATCAATCGACACACGATTGCACAAAGTGCTATCGATTTGCTATTAAGCACCATTGACGGAATAGAGCCCCCTTCACGATCACTTCACGTAGCGACTCAACTAGTGGTCAGACAAAGTAGTGGTTTGGTTTCCTTTTCAAAAGGGTAA
- a CDS encoding sugar ABC transporter substrate-binding protein: MVKKNVVRLGAGLLALALAATLSACGGGSEQNEGDTKTLDVMMSPHALTDHVQEKLSEFEEQTGIKVNITSLNEDQVSQQLRVEFGAANSTTDVFLFRPPQDLAQFSNNGWIEDLSDKVKEDSFEWDDFGAAAKQAVTNSDGEVLAVPVATARQMLFYRKDLLAAKGVEVPTNLDELKAAAAALKDGDTAGICMRGQRAQAVTTWAQFLYKFDGDWNKGKKPYGDATINSPEAVKAFSYYGDLLRESGPDGVLNMSWAECSALFQQGKTAMLIEGDDRWPEFIDPEKSTLTKEQVGFAISPALTSAVTPQALGISAFSDNKEGAWEFVKWATSKEMAAEMQGVGVMGARNSAWEAQQTKDFFPEEVIKAVQYGNENGVSYDRPRIVKVGEARDAIGEVIVAAIQGGDVQAAADTANTSFQALIDAEKQEFNIS; this comes from the coding sequence ATGGTGAAAAAGAATGTAGTTAGGCTGGGTGCCGGCCTATTAGCCCTTGCCCTGGCGGCTACTTTAAGCGCCTGTGGCGGTGGATCTGAGCAAAACGAGGGTGATACTAAAACCCTAGATGTGATGATGTCTCCACACGCGCTTACCGATCATGTACAAGAAAAGCTAAGTGAGTTTGAAGAGCAAACTGGCATCAAAGTTAACATCACAAGTTTGAATGAGGATCAAGTATCTCAGCAACTCAGGGTGGAATTCGGGGCTGCCAATTCCACGACTGATGTGTTCCTTTTCCGTCCTCCTCAGGATCTAGCTCAGTTTAGTAATAACGGATGGATTGAGGATCTTAGTGACAAGGTTAAGGAAGACTCATTTGAATGGGATGATTTCGGCGCAGCTGCCAAGCAAGCTGTAACGAATTCCGACGGCGAGGTTTTAGCTGTACCTGTGGCAACAGCTCGCCAGATGCTTTTTTATCGTAAAGATCTACTGGCTGCAAAAGGGGTAGAAGTTCCGACTAACCTTGATGAGCTTAAGGCTGCGGCTGCTGCATTGAAAGATGGTGACACTGCTGGCATCTGTATGCGCGGACAGCGTGCTCAGGCTGTAACTACGTGGGCTCAATTCCTTTATAAATTCGATGGCGATTGGAACAAGGGGAAGAAGCCTTACGGTGATGCCACCATTAACTCGCCCGAAGCAGTTAAGGCATTCAGTTACTACGGAGATTTGCTCAGAGAATCCGGGCCAGACGGTGTTCTGAACATGTCATGGGCCGAATGCAGTGCACTCTTCCAGCAGGGTAAAACTGCCATGTTAATTGAAGGTGACGATCGTTGGCCAGAATTCATCGATCCGGAAAAGTCCACCCTAACTAAGGAACAAGTTGGCTTTGCCATCTCTCCGGCACTGACCTCTGCGGTAACTCCGCAGGCTCTTGGCATTAGTGCTTTCAGCGACAACAAGGAAGGCGCTTGGGAATTCGTCAAGTGGGCTACCAGTAAAGAAATGGCTGCCGAGATGCAAGGTGTGGGCGTAATGGGTGCTAGAAATTCTGCTTGGGAAGCTCAGCAAACCAAAGATTTCTTCCCTGAAGAGGTTATTAAGGCCGTCCAATATGGAAATGAGAACGGCGTATCCTACGACCGACCACGCATCGTTAAAGTTGGTGAGGCTCGAGATGCAATTGGCGAAGTGATTGTGGCTGCGATCCAGGGCGGCGACGTCCAGGCTGCAGCTGACACAGCGAACACCTCGTTCCAAGCGCTCATTGATGCCGAAAAGCAAGAATTTAATATCTCATAA